From the genome of Candidatus Electrothrix communis, one region includes:
- the ftsY gene encoding signal recognition particle-docking protein FtsY — protein MLGWFKKKLSGRKEKAAVEETAAQVDVQIDAQVDGTEGLEPSASSSPVIAEKKPDKVAPAAEPAPMVKAEEQAAELDQGDADGQEKPQRPSMFKRLQERLGKSRNHFVHRLDNLFRGRKEIDQDLFDELEEILITADLGVNTAMALLDAAKSSVKREQLSDPQALKEVLRDKILSFLQESAQPAELVLPDSGPFVIMVVGVNGVGKTTSIGKLAAKFVGSGQSVLLVAGDTFRAAAIDQLKIWGDRTGVEVVAGPPKSDPSSVVFDGVAKGVAKNYDVVIIDTAGRLHTSVNLMEELKKIRRVVGKNLATAPHEVMLVVDATTGQNAISQAKMFNEAVGVTGLTLTKLDGTAKGGIVANICHELKIPVRFIGIGEQVEDLRDFDPEEFVDALFSVEEGS, from the coding sequence ATGCTTGGTTGGTTTAAGAAGAAACTCTCAGGAAGGAAGGAAAAGGCAGCGGTCGAGGAGACCGCTGCTCAGGTTGATGTTCAGATTGATGCTCAAGTTGATGGTACTGAGGGGCTTGAGCCCTCTGCTTCCTCGTCTCCTGTAATAGCGGAGAAAAAGCCGGATAAGGTTGCTCCGGCTGCTGAACCTGCTCCGATGGTGAAAGCCGAGGAGCAGGCGGCTGAACTTGATCAGGGTGATGCTGACGGACAGGAAAAACCGCAGCGCCCCTCCATGTTTAAGCGCTTGCAGGAGCGGCTGGGGAAAAGTCGTAATCATTTTGTCCATCGTTTGGATAATCTCTTTCGCGGCAGGAAAGAGATTGATCAGGACCTGTTTGATGAACTGGAAGAAATCCTGATCACGGCTGATCTCGGGGTGAACACGGCTATGGCATTGCTGGATGCGGCCAAGAGCAGTGTGAAGCGCGAGCAGCTCAGTGATCCCCAGGCCCTGAAAGAGGTGTTGCGCGATAAGATTCTTTCTTTTCTCCAAGAATCCGCTCAACCGGCGGAACTTGTTCTGCCGGACTCGGGCCCCTTTGTTATCATGGTGGTGGGCGTGAACGGCGTGGGTAAGACCACCTCAATCGGTAAGCTCGCTGCCAAGTTTGTCGGCTCCGGGCAATCCGTGCTTCTTGTGGCCGGTGATACCTTTCGGGCTGCGGCCATTGATCAGCTCAAGATCTGGGGCGATCGGACAGGCGTGGAGGTGGTTGCCGGACCGCCCAAATCCGATCCCTCTTCTGTGGTTTTTGACGGGGTGGCTAAAGGGGTGGCCAAGAATTATGATGTGGTCATTATCGACACTGCTGGTCGTCTGCACACCAGTGTTAACCTGATGGAAGAGCTGAAAAAGATCAGGCGGGTGGTTGGTAAGAATCTGGCAACCGCTCCCCATGAAGTCATGTTGGTGGTTGATGCCACTACGGGCCAGAATGCCATTTCCCAGGCCAAGATGTTTAATGAGGCCGTGGGCGTTACCGGCCTGACCCTGACCAAATTGGACGGCACAGCCAAGGGTGGTATTGTTGCCAATATCTGCCATGAATTAAAAATTCCGGTTCGTTTTATCGGCATCGGTGAGCAGGTCGAAGATCTGCGGGATTTTGATCCTGAAGAATTTGTTGATGCCCTGTTCAGCGTAGAGGAGGGGAGTTAA
- the lon gene encoding endopeptidase La, giving the protein MDDQSQDNQKNTSQDPTLLPIPKELPILPLHGFVFFPGMGFPLQIASATSRQLVDEAMEGDQMIGLVLCHKKQVGDNDTISSADLHRVGAVGYVHKVSTTEEGYYQVLVSGIHKLSVDKFTQEMPYIKGEVSILPMEVKDGDHETEALVLGIRNEFKKLGDLINLPAEIMATMDAISDPYHVGYLVSSQLNLRVNKEQEILEIVEVNLLLHRVARELNRRVNTAEMSNKLQEDIKKDIDDKQREFFLRQQMQAIRKELGEESDGKVELQELRERATEAGLSEEANKAVEKELTRLDRISPSSPEYSVSRNYIDWILDLPWSTSTEDTLDFNKAEQDLEEEHYGLEKIKKRILEFLAVRKLKNDIHGPILCLAGPPGVGKTSLGQSIARTMGRKFSRIALGGMRDEAEIRGHRRTYIGALPGRIIQNLKKAGANNPLILLDEIDKLGNDFRGDPASALLEVLDPEQNSTFTDHYLDIEFDLSKVMFIATANMLDTIPGPLLDRMEVVHLSSYTENEKLAIARKYLLKKQLKEHALTDENLEMDDDTLLAVIRSYTREAGVRNLERQLAAICRGVAANLARGWTEKTVVTADNLYDFLGVVNYTSEMKTRTWGPGLSTGLAWTPVGGQILFIETSKMKGKGGLALTGKLGDVMKESASAALTYIRSNADALGVDEDVFSQVDLHVHVPDGATPKDGPSAGVAMVSSLISVISDRTVRQDVAMTGEITLRGDVLPVGGIAEKVLAALRAGINELVLPVLNEKDVLEIPEEVREGVIFHYPHTIEEALEFVLEKETDNA; this is encoded by the coding sequence ATGGACGATCAATCACAAGATAACCAAAAGAACACATCGCAAGATCCGACCTTGCTACCAATACCGAAAGAATTACCCATTCTCCCCCTGCACGGGTTTGTTTTTTTCCCAGGCATGGGCTTCCCGCTCCAGATTGCTAGCGCCACCTCCAGACAGTTGGTGGACGAGGCTATGGAAGGCGATCAGATGATCGGTTTGGTACTCTGTCATAAAAAACAGGTGGGGGATAACGACACCATCTCCAGTGCTGATCTGCATCGAGTCGGTGCAGTAGGCTATGTTCACAAGGTGTCAACCACGGAAGAGGGGTATTATCAGGTTCTGGTCAGCGGCATTCATAAGCTCAGCGTTGACAAGTTCACCCAGGAAATGCCGTATATTAAAGGTGAGGTAAGTATTCTCCCCATGGAGGTGAAGGACGGGGATCACGAGACCGAGGCCCTGGTTCTCGGTATTCGTAATGAGTTTAAAAAACTCGGCGACCTGATTAACCTGCCTGCGGAAATTATGGCGACTATGGATGCGATCTCTGATCCCTACCATGTCGGCTATCTGGTCTCTTCGCAGTTGAATCTCCGAGTTAATAAGGAGCAGGAGATACTGGAGATCGTTGAGGTCAACCTGCTGCTGCATCGCGTAGCTCGTGAGCTGAATAGGCGGGTGAACACCGCTGAGATGAGCAATAAGCTGCAAGAAGATATCAAGAAGGATATCGACGACAAGCAGCGGGAATTTTTCCTCCGCCAGCAGATGCAAGCCATCCGCAAGGAATTGGGCGAAGAGTCTGACGGCAAGGTTGAGCTGCAGGAGTTGCGGGAACGGGCTACTGAGGCCGGTTTGAGCGAGGAAGCGAATAAGGCTGTTGAAAAAGAGTTGACCCGTCTGGATCGGATTTCCCCTTCTTCTCCTGAATATTCGGTTTCCCGTAATTATATCGACTGGATCCTGGACCTGCCCTGGAGCACCTCCACCGAGGATACCTTGGATTTCAATAAGGCGGAACAAGACCTGGAAGAGGAGCATTACGGACTTGAAAAGATCAAGAAGCGGATCTTGGAATTCCTGGCTGTCCGCAAGCTGAAAAACGATATCCACGGCCCGATTCTTTGCTTGGCTGGCCCTCCGGGCGTGGGTAAAACCTCGCTGGGACAGTCCATAGCCCGCACCATGGGGCGTAAGTTCTCCCGTATCGCCTTGGGTGGTATGCGTGATGAGGCTGAGATTCGTGGTCACCGGCGAACCTACATCGGTGCGCTGCCTGGTCGTATTATCCAGAATCTGAAAAAGGCAGGTGCCAATAACCCGCTTATTCTCCTGGATGAGATTGACAAACTGGGCAATGATTTTCGCGGCGATCCCGCTTCCGCCCTGTTGGAAGTCCTAGATCCAGAGCAGAACTCCACCTTTACCGATCATTACCTGGATATTGAATTTGATCTATCCAAGGTTATGTTCATTGCCACCGCTAATATGCTGGATACCATCCCCGGTCCTCTACTGGACAGGATGGAAGTGGTGCATCTGTCCAGTTACACGGAAAATGAAAAACTGGCCATTGCTCGTAAATATCTGTTGAAAAAGCAGTTGAAAGAGCATGCACTTACGGATGAAAATCTGGAAATGGACGATGATACGCTGTTAGCTGTTATCCGTTCCTATACCAGAGAGGCGGGCGTGCGTAATCTGGAGCGTCAACTGGCTGCCATCTGTCGTGGTGTTGCGGCGAATCTCGCCCGAGGCTGGACCGAGAAAACCGTGGTCACGGCGGATAACCTGTACGATTTCCTTGGGGTGGTGAATTACACCTCGGAGATGAAAACACGTACCTGGGGACCGGGACTTTCCACCGGCCTGGCCTGGACTCCGGTGGGCGGCCAGATCCTCTTTATTGAGACCTCGAAGATGAAAGGTAAGGGCGGCTTGGCCTTGACCGGTAAGCTTGGCGATGTGATGAAGGAATCCGCTTCTGCGGCCCTGACCTATATTCGTTCCAATGCTGATGCCCTGGGCGTTGATGAGGATGTTTTTTCTCAGGTCGATCTTCATGTCCATGTACCGGATGGTGCTACCCCTAAGGACGGACCTTCTGCCGGTGTGGCCATGGTCAGCTCGCTGATCTCGGTGATCAGCGATCGGACAGTCCGTCAGGATGTGGCCATGACCGGTGAGATCACCCTGCGTGGCGATGTTCTGCCGGTGGGTGGTATTGCAGAAAAAGTCCTGGCCGCCTTACGCGCCGGAATCAATGAACTGGTCCTGCCAGTTCTCAATGAAAAGGATGTGCTGGAGATTCCGGAAGAGGTTCGCGAAGGCGTTATTTTCCATTATCCGCACACCATTGAAGAAGCTCTGGAGTTTGTTCTGGAGAAAGAGACGGATAACGCATAA
- a CDS encoding P-loop NTPase fold protein produces MGKYHNDQPIQGGPDDPDLLNRLDFSNHLADILLVNHDDDCLTVSLEGEWGYGKTSVINLVKGALRKKKHPPIIIEYNPWLAGKPESLIQDFLLQFSSQLNITDNSASALKAAKELIAYSSLFSVAKLVPGAEPWASIVEKVLSGSGKTTEKIAELKKLDLLGKKKKVDKAIKKIKTPVVVIIDDIDRLTPSETFQVLRLVKAVADFSGTSFLLAFDANYLASVLNKNHIINASEYINKVIQLRVPLPLISERGMKKLANVELENLSKKDLTEQFDHDQERLGWIYHKYFKFLIRNPRELKRFFNHLRFVLEQIEGQVCFSDLFALSIIATKATPLYEHIKKNPEAYIGRHFSNNDLSTEKKEDIIESFAEEREKQLTHYGENDSKLINGLLGEIFPLVESNNFSIYGTHNADAAGRISAPQRLHIALHYTTPTGYISDQDILKFIAGDIDRNEFLEKVLKEEADERFFEMMTNYSAKCKENSFDILTSIYDAFFKSEKLKRSLESNFSFMSFDLYQQMRWLTDSIITENKEKYELIKSLVSRKENAPLGGYVLYTIRKKINEKHHNEPWISEKQLNELEESFQKAAIDALSDKLFVDNHLESEIFYELKRSSKDKTAKFMADSLNEKNGVIRVADIIKHSGSDSTNGPYVQIEEKTFSDVIDFAVLREKAGKVTTEDLPIDLRAVINSILDGKKYYLRDGKQGGGW; encoded by the coding sequence ATGGGTAAATATCATAATGATCAGCCAATCCAAGGTGGACCAGATGATCCTGATTTGTTGAACCGATTAGACTTCTCAAATCACTTGGCAGACATTCTTTTGGTGAATCATGATGATGACTGCTTAACTGTCTCCTTAGAAGGAGAATGGGGATACGGTAAAACTTCGGTAATAAATTTGGTTAAGGGTGCATTACGTAAGAAAAAGCATCCACCGATCATTATTGAATACAATCCTTGGCTGGCCGGAAAACCAGAATCTCTGATTCAAGATTTTTTGCTTCAATTCTCATCACAACTTAATATCACAGATAACTCTGCAAGTGCTCTCAAGGCAGCCAAAGAACTCATCGCCTATTCGAGTCTTTTTAGCGTCGCTAAATTAGTTCCTGGTGCAGAACCGTGGGCTTCAATTGTTGAAAAAGTGTTATCCGGTTCTGGAAAGACAACAGAAAAGATAGCAGAGCTTAAAAAATTAGATTTGCTTGGTAAAAAAAAGAAGGTCGACAAGGCGATTAAGAAAATCAAAACACCTGTTGTAGTCATTATTGATGATATTGACAGGCTCACTCCATCAGAGACATTTCAAGTCCTGAGACTCGTAAAAGCAGTTGCAGACTTTTCAGGGACTTCCTTCCTCTTGGCCTTTGATGCCAATTATCTTGCTTCTGTTCTCAATAAGAACCACATCATTAATGCTTCAGAGTACATCAATAAAGTCATTCAGCTAAGGGTTCCGTTACCACTCATTTCAGAGCGTGGAATGAAGAAGTTGGCAAACGTAGAGTTAGAAAATCTAAGCAAAAAAGACTTAACAGAACAGTTTGATCATGATCAAGAAAGACTGGGTTGGATATATCATAAATATTTCAAATTCTTGATCAGGAATCCACGAGAGCTTAAAAGGTTTTTTAATCATTTAAGATTCGTACTGGAACAAATTGAAGGCCAAGTATGTTTTTCGGATCTGTTTGCTCTATCAATTATTGCAACAAAGGCAACTCCTCTTTACGAGCATATCAAGAAAAACCCGGAAGCATATATTGGTCGCCATTTTTCAAATAATGATCTCTCCACTGAGAAGAAAGAAGATATCATAGAATCTTTTGCTGAAGAACGGGAAAAACAGCTCACCCACTATGGAGAAAATGACAGCAAGCTCATTAATGGCCTGCTAGGCGAGATATTCCCATTAGTTGAGAGCAATAATTTTTCAATATATGGAACTCACAATGCGGATGCAGCTGGTCGGATATCTGCTCCGCAAAGATTGCATATTGCTCTGCACTATACAACACCAACTGGGTATATCTCTGATCAAGATATCCTTAAATTTATTGCAGGAGATATAGATCGAAACGAGTTTCTTGAAAAGGTGCTCAAAGAAGAAGCTGATGAACGATTCTTTGAAATGATGACGAATTATTCGGCAAAATGCAAGGAGAATAGCTTTGATATACTCACGAGTATTTACGATGCTTTTTTCAAATCAGAGAAGCTAAAGCGTTCCCTCGAAAGTAACTTTTCATTTATGTCTTTTGATCTATACCAACAGATGCGTTGGCTTACAGATAGCATTATCACTGAAAATAAGGAGAAATACGAGCTGATTAAAAGCTTGGTAAGCAGAAAAGAAAATGCTCCCCTCGGAGGGTATGTATTATATACAATAAGGAAGAAAATTAATGAAAAACACCATAACGAGCCTTGGATTTCCGAGAAACAGTTAAACGAGTTGGAGGAGAGCTTTCAGAAGGCTGCTATAGATGCTCTTTCGGATAAGCTGTTTGTTGATAATCATCTTGAATCTGAAATATTTTATGAGTTAAAGCGATCATCAAAAGATAAAACAGCTAAGTTTATGGCTGATAGTTTGAATGAAAAGAATGGAGTGATTAGAGTAGCCGATATAATTAAACATTCAGGCAGTGACTCTACTAATGGTCCATATGTTCAAATTGAAGAAAAAACCTTTTCCGATGTTATTGACTTCGCGGTTCTCCGAGAAAAGGCTGGCAAAGTAACTACGGAAGATCTCCCTATTGATCTTCGGGCCGTGATCAATAGTATTCTTGATGGTAAAAAATATTATTTGCGAGATGGAAAGCAGGGAGGAGGGTGGTAG
- a CDS encoding TerB family tellurite resistance protein, with product MQRQYSYNSNQPGCGGCLLIVILILLATGGWQAVGSFFSVLIYTGLFGVIALVAVFFGFTQYIKSRAAAYAQSQTESHNRFVFLLVNILVYVAKADGRFTKSELRTMLNFFQHSLHYNQEQMYWVKQLIKEAQESDQDLEALLTEFRNSFAYEPRLILLELIYQLIFAKKPVDEEELRLARKIGDFLGIREYERQTIENKYRYGHQYQRGTAGGGAPSEQQYCTVLGVTSETEFPEIKKAYRKLSMQYHPDKVAHLGDEFKGVAEEKMKEINAAYDYFRKKFDGS from the coding sequence ATGCAACGCCAGTACAGCTATAACAGCAACCAGCCCGGCTGCGGCGGTTGTCTTCTTATTGTCATCCTCATTCTGCTGGCCACTGGTGGCTGGCAGGCTGTGGGTAGTTTCTTTTCCGTTCTTATCTACACCGGCTTGTTCGGAGTAATCGCTCTTGTTGCGGTTTTTTTTGGCTTTACACAGTATATCAAGAGCCGAGCTGCGGCCTATGCGCAATCCCAGACCGAAAGCCATAATCGTTTTGTCTTTCTTCTCGTCAATATCCTTGTTTACGTCGCCAAGGCGGACGGTCGTTTCACCAAGTCCGAGTTACGGACCATGCTCAACTTCTTCCAGCACTCCCTCCATTATAATCAGGAGCAGATGTACTGGGTCAAGCAGTTGATCAAGGAGGCTCAGGAGAGCGACCAGGATTTGGAGGCCTTGCTTACGGAGTTTCGCAACAGTTTTGCCTATGAACCCCGCCTGATCCTGCTGGAGCTGATCTATCAGCTTATTTTTGCCAAGAAACCGGTCGATGAGGAAGAGCTTCGTCTTGCCCGTAAGATTGGTGATTTCCTCGGTATTCGTGAGTATGAGCGACAGACCATTGAAAACAAATACCGATACGGGCACCAGTACCAGCGTGGGACTGCCGGGGGCGGTGCGCCTTCCGAGCAGCAGTATTGCACCGTGCTCGGGGTGACTTCGGAGACGGAATTTCCTGAGATTAAAAAAGCCTATCGTAAGCTCTCCATGCAGTATCACCCGGATAAGGTGGCTCATCTGGGCGATGAGTTCAAGGGGGTTGCTGAGGAGAAGATGAAGGAGATTAATGCGGCGTATGATTATTTTCGGAAGAAGTTTGATGGGAGTTAG
- a CDS encoding addiction module protein — protein MTELNPYKAMLFRSYAYGEISYDSDIDLIAVLGSLKTTRKNNMNALKVKQMDTVQRLRLMEKIWDSLLYDEADMESPEWHKDILSARKKKIEEGKAEFVSIKELRADSRL, from the coding sequence TTGACTGAATTAAATCCATATAAAGCCATGCTGTTCCGTTCATATGCATACGGAGAAATTAGTTACGATAGCGATATAGATTTAATCGCGGTACTGGGATCTCTAAAAACGACGAGGAAAAACAATATGAATGCACTAAAAGTAAAGCAGATGGATACAGTTCAACGGCTTCGGCTCATGGAGAAAATATGGGATTCTCTTTTATACGACGAAGCCGATATGGAATCTCCAGAATGGCATAAGGATATTTTGTCCGCCAGGAAAAAGAAAATCGAAGAAGGCAAGGCCGAATTTGTTTCGATTAAAGAGCTGAGAGCTGATAGTCGGCTATGA
- a CDS encoding ABC transporter ATP-binding protein, with protein sequence MKRQGGKDVLLQAVNIHKSYGTKENPVQVLRRVNLEITPGEMLAVVGASGSGKTTLLQILGSLDVPDKGEIWFGGKGLNELSENQLAAHRNKSIGFIFQFHYLLPEFSALENVMMPGLIAGLPVKKLEEDAHGLLKLVGLGHRVTHRSGELSGGEQQRVALARALIMQPVLLLADEPTGNLDSASGQQVFELLTELCQTRSMSVAMVTHNMGLADAMDRCVTLKDGCLE encoded by the coding sequence ATGAAGAGACAAGGGGGGAAGGATGTCCTCCTGCAGGCTGTTAATATCCATAAAAGCTACGGAACAAAGGAAAATCCGGTACAGGTGCTACGCCGGGTTAACCTGGAAATTACGCCCGGTGAGATGTTGGCTGTTGTTGGCGCTTCCGGATCAGGAAAAACCACCCTGTTGCAGATTCTCGGTAGCCTTGATGTCCCGGACAAGGGCGAGATCTGGTTTGGCGGGAAGGGGTTGAACGAGCTCTCGGAGAATCAACTGGCAGCGCATCGGAATAAAAGCATCGGCTTTATCTTCCAGTTTCATTATCTGCTCCCGGAATTTTCTGCATTAGAGAATGTGATGATGCCCGGTTTGATCGCTGGCTTGCCTGTAAAGAAACTCGAAGAGGATGCGCACGGATTGCTGAAGCTGGTCGGTTTGGGCCATCGGGTCACACACCGCAGCGGCGAGCTATCCGGCGGGGAGCAGCAGCGAGTGGCCCTAGCCAGGGCACTTATCATGCAGCCTGTTCTTTTACTGGCAGATGAGCCCACCGGTAACCTGGATTCGGCCAGCGGCCAGCAGGTTTTTGAGTTACTGACAGAGCTTTGTCAGACCCGCTCTATGTCGGTTGCTATGGTAACCCATAATATGGGCTTGGCTGATGCTATGGATCGTTGCGTGACCTTGAAAGACGGATGCTTAGAGTAG